One Halosegnis longus DNA window includes the following coding sequences:
- the cruF gene encoding bisanhydrobacterioruberin hydratase, translating into MADRARIERRLNDLVSENRFTIAVFFPLVGAVMLLASAERVLIPDPLVFHPLLVIFGTAVMRLPLIVGLLPLVGRRAAGAIGLLTLYAYAIEYIGTTTGLPYGVFEYGIDLGPMLLGKVPFGLPIFFLPLVANAYLLCLLLLGERARAALVRVPAVIATVLLMDLVLDPGAVAIGFWEYDLTATPLAVWPYNSGVAFYGVPLSNYAGWVVSATVAVVTLDAAFEWIDLRARLDSCAFMLDDLVSFVLLWGVINAVYAQWAPVALAALLGVGLWYTDRFDVPAPPWL; encoded by the coding sequence ATGGCTGACCGGGCACGGATTGAGCGCCGGCTGAACGACCTCGTCTCGGAGAATCGGTTTACCATCGCCGTCTTCTTCCCGCTCGTCGGCGCGGTGATGCTGCTCGCGAGCGCCGAGCGGGTCCTCATTCCGGACCCGCTCGTCTTCCATCCGCTGCTCGTCATCTTCGGGACGGCCGTGATGCGGCTCCCGCTCATCGTCGGCTTGCTCCCGCTCGTGGGGCGGCGCGCCGCCGGAGCAATCGGGCTGCTCACGCTGTACGCCTACGCCATCGAGTATATCGGCACGACCACCGGTCTGCCGTACGGCGTCTTCGAGTACGGCATCGACCTCGGGCCGATGCTGCTGGGGAAGGTGCCGTTCGGCCTCCCCATCTTCTTTCTCCCGCTGGTGGCGAACGCGTATCTGCTCTGTCTGCTCCTGCTCGGCGAGCGAGCGCGGGCCGCACTCGTGCGCGTGCCGGCCGTCATCGCGACGGTGTTGCTGATGGACCTCGTGCTCGACCCCGGTGCCGTCGCCATCGGCTTCTGGGAATACGACCTCACGGCGACGCCGCTCGCGGTGTGGCCGTACAATTCGGGGGTTGCCTTCTACGGCGTTCCGCTGTCGAACTACGCGGGGTGGGTGGTGTCCGCGACGGTGGCGGTCGTCACCCTGGACGCGGCGTTCGAGTGGATCGACCTCCGGGCGCGTCTCGATTCGTGTGCGTTCATGCTCGATGACCTCGTCTCCTTCGTCCTGCTGTGGGGCGTCATCAACGCCGTCTACGCCCAGTGGGCTCCGGTTGCGTTGGCGGCGCTGCTCGGGGTTGGACTCTGGTACACGGACAGATTCGACGTGCCGGCCCCGCCGTGGCTCTGA
- a CDS encoding acyl-CoA thioesterase, with product MDGYRFTETIPLRLRDIDQMNHVNNAVYATFLEQARSAYFRDVVNNPLNSVGMVIADLNVEFERAVTLEAGEVVVGARVPELGRSSIPMEYAIHADGERAATGSTTMVHVDREAGTAKPLPDEWRETITDFESLEP from the coding sequence ATGGACGGCTACCGTTTCACCGAGACGATTCCGCTCCGCTTGCGCGACATCGACCAGATGAACCACGTCAACAACGCCGTCTACGCGACGTTCCTCGAACAGGCGCGGTCGGCGTACTTCCGCGACGTGGTGAACAATCCGCTCAACTCCGTCGGGATGGTCATCGCCGACCTGAACGTCGAGTTCGAGCGCGCCGTCACGCTCGAGGCCGGCGAGGTCGTCGTCGGCGCGCGCGTCCCCGAACTCGGGAGGAGCAGCATTCCGATGGAGTACGCGATTCACGCCGACGGCGAGCGCGCCGCGACGGGGTCGACGACGATGGTCCACGTCGACCGCGAGGCGGGGACGGCGAAGCCGCTGCCCGACGAGTGGCGCGAAACCATCACCGACTTCGAGTCACTCGAACCGTAG
- a CDS encoding universal stress protein codes for MTTFLAGVDSEETAEHLLAYLRERIDDGDTVYAVNSQRGGDDTSDDEIAAGKSALEPLEEHVGAEGHQLVRGNSPQEDMIQFARDHDVDELVIAIRKRSPTGKMLFGSTAQDLLLETDRPVVTVPRQR; via the coding sequence ATGACAACGTTCCTGGCAGGGGTCGACAGCGAAGAGACAGCAGAGCATCTGCTCGCGTATCTCCGCGAGCGAATCGACGACGGCGACACCGTCTACGCGGTGAACTCACAGCGGGGCGGCGACGACACCAGCGACGACGAAATCGCCGCCGGCAAGAGCGCCCTCGAACCGCTGGAGGAGCATGTCGGTGCCGAGGGCCACCAGCTCGTCCGCGGCAACAGCCCACAGGAGGATATGATCCAGTTCGCTCGCGACCACGACGTGGACGAACTCGTCATCGCGATTCGGAAGCGCTCGCCGACGGGGAAGATGCTGTTCGGCTCGACGGCACAGGACCTCCTCCTTGAGACGGACCGCCCGGTGGTGACCGTCCCCCGACAGCGCTAG
- a CDS encoding DUF7521 family protein, whose protein sequence is MATITPAGIVLLLLRLVLLGFSLGLTLISFRAYRDNRTERLKYAFVGFASISTGVAVTSLTTQLLFAARDPTTGLFVGLQVAGAALFCVGFGALYYSLYS, encoded by the coding sequence ATGGCCACCATTACCCCCGCCGGAATCGTACTGCTACTGCTTCGACTCGTCCTGCTCGGGTTCTCGCTCGGACTGACGCTCATCAGCTTCAGGGCCTACCGCGACAACCGGACGGAGCGGCTCAAATACGCGTTCGTCGGCTTCGCGTCGATCAGCACGGGCGTCGCGGTGACGAGTCTCACGACGCAGCTCCTGTTTGCGGCACGCGACCCGACGACCGGCCTGTTCGTCGGACTCCAGGTCGCCGGCGCGGCGCTGTTTTGTGTCGGCTTCGGCGCGCTCTACTACTCGCTGTACAGCTAA
- a CDS encoding fumarylacetoacetate hydrolase family protein → MTKYARVTTDDGVQTGEYDDGVVTTDDGEYVVGEDADLLAPCEPSAFYCVGRNYGEKVEQMGYDVPEKPDFFIKGPTSLLGPGEDIEYPSFTEELTYAGELAAVIGERCHDIDETQVDDAVWGYTIMNDLDALDQERRTARKAFDGSAPLGPVVADIDPVGLDIETYVGGELRQDDNTENMFIKPREVISFLSERFTFQPGDVISFGSPANPGLVEPGETVEITYEGIGTLSNTVV, encoded by the coding sequence ATGACGAAGTACGCACGCGTCACCACCGACGACGGAGTTCAGACCGGCGAGTACGACGACGGGGTCGTGACCACCGACGATGGTGAGTACGTGGTCGGCGAGGACGCCGACCTGCTCGCGCCGTGTGAGCCGTCGGCGTTCTACTGTGTCGGGCGCAACTACGGCGAGAAGGTCGAACAGATGGGGTACGACGTGCCCGAGAAGCCGGACTTCTTCATCAAGGGACCCACCTCGCTGCTCGGGCCGGGCGAGGATATCGAGTATCCGTCGTTCACGGAGGAGCTCACCTACGCCGGCGAACTGGCGGCCGTCATCGGCGAGCGGTGTCACGACATCGACGAGACGCAGGTGGACGACGCGGTGTGGGGGTACACCATCATGAACGACCTCGACGCCTTGGATCAAGAGCGCCGGACGGCGCGCAAGGCGTTCGACGGCTCCGCGCCGCTCGGTCCCGTCGTCGCCGATATCGACCCCGTCGGTCTCGACATCGAGACGTACGTCGGCGGCGAGCTCCGGCAGGACGACAACACCGAGAACATGTTCATCAAGCCGCGGGAGGTCATCAGCTTCCTCTCCGAGCGGTTCACGTTCCAGCCGGGCGACGTGATTTCCTTCGGCAGCCCGGCCAATCCGGGGCTGGTGGAGCCGGGCGAGACGGTCGAGATAACGTACGAGGGAATCGGAACGCTGTCGAACACCGTCGTCTGA
- a CDS encoding phytoene desaturase family protein yields MSRSESIAVIGSGFGGLSTACYLADAGFDVTVYEQHDQLGGRASSLQRDGFRFDMGPSWYLMPDVFERFFDHFGREPGDYYDLQRLDPHYRIFFKNDQRAASDGGVASETAPGFGEEAGARYVDMLPDLSKNVETFEAIEAGAGEKLESYLDTSGVHYETAMEHFVYEDRPRLRDWVDLDVMRAAPIGLQLLGTMDDYVADYFDNPRLQQIMQYTLVFLGGSPKNTPALYNMMSHVDFNMGVFYPEGGDPTAATREQMHVGDGEVSGLAAVVASLVDLGRDLGVTFETNAEVTEIISRREGFDVEFADGERASAGRVVSDADYAHTEQELLPEHERGYDADYWESRTYAPSAFLMYMGVEGDIDPIEHHTLVLPNDWDPHFEQIFDEPAWPDDPAYYVCAPSQTDESVAPEGHSNLFVLVPIAPGLEDTDEIRREYRETVLDDLKANTGVDLRDRIVVEEQFSVDDFASRYNSMQGTALGMAHTLRQTALLRPPHRSKQLDGLYFTGSYTTPGIGVPMCLISGEHTADALIDDA; encoded by the coding sequence ATGTCACGCTCCGAGTCGATAGCCGTCATCGGGAGCGGCTTCGGCGGCCTCTCGACGGCCTGTTATCTAGCCGACGCCGGCTTCGACGTCACCGTCTACGAACAACACGACCAACTGGGCGGGCGGGCGTCCTCGCTCCAGCGCGACGGCTTCCGCTTCGACATGGGTCCGTCGTGGTATCTGATGCCCGACGTGTTCGAGCGCTTCTTCGACCACTTCGGCCGGGAGCCGGGCGACTACTACGACCTCCAGCGGCTCGACCCCCACTACCGCATCTTCTTCAAGAACGACCAGCGGGCGGCCAGCGACGGCGGGGTTGCAAGCGAAACGGCCCCCGGCTTCGGTGAGGAGGCGGGCGCACGCTACGTCGACATGCTCCCGGACCTCTCGAAGAACGTCGAGACGTTCGAGGCAATCGAGGCGGGCGCGGGCGAGAAGCTGGAGTCGTATCTCGACACCTCCGGCGTCCACTACGAGACGGCGATGGAGCATTTCGTCTACGAGGACCGCCCCCGGCTGCGCGACTGGGTCGACCTCGACGTGATGCGCGCCGCCCCCATCGGCCTCCAGCTGCTCGGCACGATGGACGACTACGTGGCCGACTACTTCGACAATCCGCGGCTCCAGCAGATTATGCAGTACACGCTGGTGTTTTTGGGTGGTTCCCCGAAGAACACGCCGGCACTGTACAACATGATGAGCCACGTCGATTTCAACATGGGCGTCTTCTACCCCGAGGGCGGTGACCCGACCGCGGCGACCCGCGAGCAGATGCACGTCGGCGACGGCGAGGTGTCCGGGCTGGCGGCCGTCGTCGCGTCGCTGGTCGACCTCGGCCGCGACCTCGGCGTCACCTTCGAGACCAACGCCGAGGTGACCGAAATCATCTCCCGCCGCGAGGGCTTCGACGTCGAATTCGCCGACGGCGAGCGCGCGAGCGCTGGGCGTGTCGTCTCCGACGCCGACTACGCCCACACCGAACAGGAACTGCTCCCCGAACACGAGCGGGGCTACGACGCCGACTACTGGGAGTCGCGGACGTACGCGCCCTCGGCGTTTCTCATGTACATGGGCGTCGAAGGTGACATCGACCCCATCGAACACCACACGCTCGTCCTGCCGAACGACTGGGACCCCCACTTCGAGCAGATTTTCGACGAGCCGGCGTGGCCCGACGACCCCGCCTACTACGTCTGTGCCCCCTCACAGACCGACGAGTCGGTCGCACCCGAGGGTCACTCGAACCTGTTCGTGCTCGTCCCCATCGCCCCCGGACTGGAGGACACCGACGAGATCCGCCGAGAGTACCGCGAGACGGTGCTCGATGACCTGAAAGCGAACACGGGCGTCGACCTCCGTGACCGCATCGTCGTCGAAGAGCAGTTCTCCGTCGACGACTTCGCGAGCCGGTACAACTCCATGCAGGGGACCGCACTCGGGATGGCCCACACGCTCCGCCAGACGGCGCTGCTCCGGCCGCCCCACCGCTCGAAGCAGCTCGACGGGCTCTACTTCACGGGGTCGTACACGACACCCGGTATCGGCGTCCCGATGTGTCTGATTTCGGGCGAACACACCGCCGACGCACTCATCGACGACGCCTGA
- a CDS encoding S66 family peptidase, translating to METPPPLEPGSTVAVCRPATVPVAGGYPDHLVELGFDRLRSFDLDPVALDSLSADKQELYDHPERRARELERAFRDPDIDGVIAAIGGDDQIRILKHLDPGAIAENPTRFYGTSDNTSFAAFCRAQGLVSFYGGTLFTDVCEPGGLNDYTREYLERAFFDDSLGELREADRFSDEDLDWHDPANLEQSPAYESSDGRRWHGSDKVEGRTWGGCLEVLATHLMADSYVPEETAGSVLLLETSEELPAASVVRRVLRGLGERGALDAGAVLVGRAKARGFGDERTPEERTAYRERQREAVVETVREYGDAVVVTDVEFGHARPTAPIPIGGRCVVDPATETLRFE from the coding sequence ATGGAGACGCCACCGCCGCTGGAGCCGGGCAGTACCGTCGCGGTCTGTCGCCCCGCAACCGTCCCCGTCGCCGGCGGCTACCCCGACCACCTCGTCGAGTTGGGCTTCGACCGGCTGCGCTCGTTCGACCTCGACCCCGTCGCGCTCGACAGCCTCTCCGCCGACAAACAGGAGCTGTACGACCACCCCGAGCGGCGGGCCCGGGAGCTGGAGCGGGCCTTCCGTGACCCCGACATCGACGGCGTCATCGCGGCCATCGGCGGCGACGACCAGATTCGCATCCTGAAACACCTCGACCCGGGCGCGATTGCGGAGAATCCGACCCGGTTCTACGGGACGAGCGACAACACCTCCTTCGCGGCGTTCTGTCGGGCACAGGGGCTCGTCAGCTTCTACGGCGGGACGCTGTTCACCGACGTCTGCGAGCCGGGGGGACTCAACGACTACACCCGCGAGTATCTGGAGCGAGCGTTCTTCGACGACTCGCTGGGCGAACTTCGGGAAGCCGACCGGTTCAGCGACGAGGACTTAGATTGGCACGACCCCGCGAACCTCGAGCAGAGTCCGGCGTACGAGTCGAGCGACGGCCGCCGGTGGCACGGCTCCGACAAGGTCGAGGGCCGGACGTGGGGCGGCTGTCTGGAGGTGCTCGCGACGCATCTCATGGCCGACAGCTACGTCCCGGAGGAGACGGCCGGGAGCGTCCTGTTGCTCGAAACCTCCGAGGAGCTACCCGCGGCGAGCGTCGTCCGCCGCGTCCTCAGGGGACTGGGCGAGCGGGGCGCACTCGATGCCGGTGCGGTGCTCGTCGGTCGTGCGAAGGCGCGCGGCTTCGGCGACGAGCGCACGCCCGAGGAACGCACGGCGTACCGGGAGCGACAGCGCGAGGCGGTCGTCGAGACGGTCCGCGAGTACGGGGACGCGGTCGTCGTCACGGACGTGGAGTTCGGCCACGCGCGGCCGACGGCCCCGATTCCAATCGGTGGCCGGTGTGTGGTCGACCCGGCGACGGAGACGCTACGGTTCGAGTGA
- a CDS encoding helix-turn-helix transcriptional regulator — protein sequence MENDLKRRRSRHDLSQAALGEAVGVSRQTINAIERGRYDPSLELAFELADHFDCRIEDIFTPE from the coding sequence ATGGAGAATGACCTCAAACGGCGACGGAGTCGACACGACCTCAGTCAGGCGGCCTTAGGCGAGGCTGTCGGCGTGTCCCGACAGACGATTAACGCCATCGAGCGGGGACGATACGACCCCTCGTTGGAACTCGCCTTCGAGTTGGCCGACCACTTCGACTGCCGCATCGAGGACATCTTCACCCCCGAGTAA
- a CDS encoding SOS response-associated peptidase, with protein MCGRYSIYLPADDIESRFGVDVGDDYEPHYNAAPGQRLPVVTNHDPDELTHHEWGFQPSWADSRIINARSETLGEKFAEATDRRRCLVLADGYYEWADLGDGKRPYRITRSDEEPFAMAGIWEPYEPETTQTGLDAFGAGGEGTDEPEARFSILTTEANAFQSTYHHRMPVVLDAAEERAWLAEADESLLAPYDGDLDAYPVSERVNSPANDDPELVERV; from the coding sequence ATGTGCGGGCGCTACAGCATCTATCTGCCAGCCGACGACATCGAATCCCGGTTCGGCGTCGACGTCGGTGACGACTACGAGCCACACTACAACGCCGCGCCGGGCCAGCGGCTCCCCGTCGTCACCAACCACGACCCCGACGAGCTGACCCACCACGAGTGGGGGTTCCAGCCGTCGTGGGCCGACTCGCGCATCATCAACGCGCGCTCGGAGACGCTGGGCGAGAAGTTCGCCGAGGCGACAGACCGACGGCGCTGTCTCGTCCTCGCTGACGGCTACTACGAGTGGGCGGACCTCGGCGACGGGAAACGCCCCTACCGCATCACGCGCAGCGACGAGGAGCCGTTCGCGATGGCCGGCATCTGGGAGCCGTACGAGCCGGAAACGACACAGACCGGGCTCGACGCGTTCGGCGCGGGCGGCGAGGGGACCGACGAGCCGGAAGCTCGCTTCTCGATACTGACGACCGAGGCGAACGCCTTCCAGTCGACGTACCACCACCGGATGCCCGTCGTGCTCGACGCCGCTGAGGAACGGGCGTGGCTCGCCGAGGCCGACGAGTCGCTGCTCGCTCCGTACGACGGCGACCTCGACGCCTACCCGGTCTCCGAGCGCGTCAACAGTCCGGCGAACGACGACCCCGAGCTGGTCGAGCGAGTCTAG
- a CDS encoding phytoene/squalene synthase family protein, whose product MVDDSQLAESKSIHKTTGKTFWYATRVLPTRVREATYVLYAFFRVADEVVDDAGDASPADQRAELEEIREAALGGDSDDPVLTAFSEMREAYGIPDEEIHTFIDAMIADIDKNRYQTFEEVRGYMRGSAAAVGVMMSYVMEPDDVSLALPHARKLGEAFQMTNFLRDVGEDIDELDRVYLPIDTLERFGSGVEDIRNKEPTPAFRKAMEAELNRTEKLYAEGIKGIAYLPRDCQFAILVSAILYADHHRLIRERDYDTLTATPSISKPRKISLLARARWHWIWNKDPEAVFAKVSSVPNAETRTRGEGVSPSPTQ is encoded by the coding sequence ATGGTTGACGATTCCCAGCTCGCCGAGAGCAAATCGATTCACAAGACGACGGGTAAGACCTTCTGGTATGCTACCCGCGTGCTACCGACGCGAGTTCGGGAGGCAACCTACGTGCTGTACGCGTTTTTCCGTGTCGCGGACGAGGTCGTGGACGACGCCGGCGACGCCTCGCCGGCCGACCAGCGGGCCGAACTGGAGGAGATTCGCGAGGCCGCCCTCGGCGGCGACAGCGACGACCCGGTGTTGACGGCGTTCTCGGAGATGCGCGAGGCGTACGGGATTCCCGACGAGGAGATTCACACGTTCATCGACGCGATGATCGCCGACATCGACAAGAACCGCTACCAGACGTTCGAGGAGGTGCGCGGCTACATGCGCGGCTCCGCGGCCGCGGTCGGCGTCATGATGAGCTACGTGATGGAGCCGGACGACGTGTCGCTCGCGCTTCCGCACGCTCGCAAACTGGGCGAGGCGTTCCAGATGACGAACTTCCTGCGGGACGTGGGCGAAGACATCGACGAGCTCGACCGCGTGTATCTCCCGATCGACACGCTCGAGCGGTTCGGCTCCGGCGTCGAGGACATTCGGAACAAGGAGCCGACCCCGGCGTTCCGGAAGGCGATGGAGGCGGAACTGAACCGGACGGAGAAGCTCTACGCGGAGGGAATCAAGGGCATCGCCTATCTCCCCCGCGACTGTCAGTTCGCCATTCTCGTGTCGGCCATCCTCTATGCCGACCACCACCGGCTCATCCGCGAGCGCGACTACGACACGCTCACCGCGACGCCGAGCATCTCCAAGCCCCGCAAGATTTCGCTGCTGGCGCGTGCCCGCTGGCACTGGATCTGGAACAAAGACCCCGAGGCGGTGTTCGCGAAGGTGTCCTCCGTGCCGAACGCCGAGACCCGGACCCGCGGGGAAGGCGTCTCGCCGTCGCCGACTCAGTAA
- a CDS encoding ornithine cyclodeaminase yields the protein MTVSRVVELEGHIIDSGMMQSAFSIVMDLGGDFDVEEFDIGRQKDQPSYARMRVMADDHETLHSILHELHQNGANPADPANATLTSAPDDQVVPEGFYSTTNHPTQIRYEDEWVEVERMEMDCAVVVEETDDGARAYTKVLNAVEEGDRIVTGEGGIRVQPPERPRDRSGAFGFMQGGVSSERPSETTIRQVAEAVAETKREGGNVLVVAGPALIHTGAREALARLVREGYVDAISAGNGFAVHDLERDLFGTSLGVNTDTADHARKGHKHHIYTISEIIRAGGIEEAVESGLVESGIMYQCHQQDVPYVLAGSIRDDGPLPDTITDAVEAQNAIREQAHDADMVLMLSTLLHSVAVGNCLPSTTKVVCVDINPATVTQLLDRGSAQAVGMVTDIGTFVPTLAENLLD from the coding sequence ATGACAGTTTCACGCGTCGTCGAGTTGGAGGGCCACATCATCGACTCGGGGATGATGCAGTCCGCCTTCTCCATCGTGATGGACTTGGGCGGCGACTTCGACGTCGAGGAGTTCGACATCGGTCGCCAGAAGGACCAGCCGTCGTACGCCCGGATGCGGGTGATGGCAGACGACCACGAGACGCTCCACTCGATTCTCCACGAACTCCACCAGAACGGAGCCAACCCGGCCGACCCCGCCAACGCTACCCTCACGTCCGCCCCCGACGACCAGGTGGTCCCCGAGGGCTTTTACTCCACGACGAACCACCCGACACAGATTCGCTACGAGGACGAGTGGGTCGAGGTCGAGCGCATGGAGATGGACTGTGCGGTCGTCGTTGAGGAGACCGACGACGGCGCGCGCGCCTACACGAAGGTGCTCAACGCCGTGGAGGAGGGCGACCGCATCGTCACCGGCGAGGGCGGCATCCGGGTTCAGCCGCCCGAACGCCCCCGCGACCGCAGCGGCGCCTTCGGCTTCATGCAGGGTGGCGTCTCCTCGGAGCGCCCCTCCGAGACGACGATTCGACAGGTGGCCGAGGCGGTCGCGGAGACGAAACGCGAGGGCGGCAACGTCCTCGTCGTGGCTGGCCCGGCGCTCATCCACACCGGCGCGCGCGAGGCGCTCGCGCGACTCGTTCGCGAAGGGTACGTCGACGCCATCTCGGCGGGCAACGGCTTCGCCGTCCACGACCTCGAACGCGACCTGTTCGGCACCTCGCTCGGCGTGAACACCGACACCGCAGACCACGCGCGCAAGGGCCACAAACACCACATCTACACGATTTCCGAGATTATCCGCGCGGGCGGCATCGAGGAGGCCGTCGAGTCGGGACTCGTCGAGTCGGGCATCATGTACCAGTGTCACCAGCAGGACGTACCCTACGTGTTGGCGGGGTCGATTCGCGACGACGGGCCGCTGCCGGACACGATTACGGACGCCGTGGAGGCACAGAACGCGATTCGCGAGCAGGCCCACGACGCCGACATGGTGCTCATGCTGTCGACGCTGCTCCACTCGGTCGCGGTCGGCAACTGTCTCCCCTCCACGACGAAGGTGGTCTGTGTCGACATCAACCCGGCGACCGTCACCCAACTGCTCGACCGCGGGAGCGCACAGGCGGTCGGAATGGTGACGGACATCGGGACGTTCGTCCCGACGCTGGCCGAGAATCTCCTCGACTAG
- a CDS encoding DUF2178 domain-containing protein, producing MTTSQTTPRLSRTTYQRVVYGIIALAVIGLFVGIIVDRPLVGTAVYLVGAWVGGGFAFLAPRLSSAQLQDERDYALHNRASGLLLKIMTVITLATVPALYVLEAADYLTISGALGGAIGTLSALFILYGVCYGFVKRRG from the coding sequence ATGACAACGAGTCAGACCACACCGAGACTCTCACGGACGACGTACCAGCGGGTCGTCTACGGCATCATCGCGCTCGCCGTCATCGGCCTGTTCGTCGGTATCATCGTCGACAGACCGCTCGTCGGGACCGCCGTCTACCTGGTCGGCGCGTGGGTCGGGGGCGGCTTCGCGTTCCTCGCTCCCCGGCTGAGCAGCGCACAGCTACAGGACGAACGCGACTACGCCCTCCACAACCGCGCGAGCGGGCTTCTGCTCAAAATTATGACCGTCATCACGCTCGCCACGGTGCCGGCGCTGTACGTGCTTGAAGCCGCGGACTACCTGACGATTTCGGGCGCGCTGGGCGGCGCGATTGGGACACTTTCGGCGCTGTTCATCCTGTACGGCGTCTGCTACGGCTTCGTCAAGCGACGTGGGTGA
- a CDS encoding prenyltransferase, with product MSSLGIVPGRDTRLGYLLRVSRPRFWLYLAGPVVVGVAYAAQTRGELFAPVAVALFVYFLLPANVFLYGVNDIFDRDVDAANPKKAEQEVRYRGDATVPVAVAVTGLAGLAFLPLLPTAGAVAMVAFLVLGAEYSAPPLRFKTHPGLDSLSNGLYVLPGVVAYAALAGEAPPLLALAGGWLWAMAMHTFSAIPDIEPDRATGIETTATRLGESRTYAYCAALWLGAAVAFALLHPFLGAVFAFYPVFVAGIALSDVRVDRAYWWFPAVNTVAGALLTNAALWVLIYG from the coding sequence ATGAGCAGTCTCGGCATCGTTCCGGGTCGCGACACGCGACTCGGCTATCTGCTCCGCGTCTCGCGGCCCCGGTTCTGGCTGTATCTGGCCGGCCCGGTCGTCGTCGGCGTCGCCTACGCCGCACAGACGCGGGGCGAGCTATTCGCGCCCGTCGCCGTCGCGCTGTTCGTCTACTTCCTGCTCCCGGCGAACGTCTTCCTCTACGGCGTCAACGACATCTTCGACCGCGACGTGGACGCCGCGAACCCGAAGAAAGCGGAACAGGAGGTGCGCTATCGCGGGGACGCGACGGTTCCGGTAGCTGTCGCCGTGACCGGGCTTGCGGGGCTGGCCTTCCTCCCACTCCTGCCGACTGCGGGCGCGGTCGCGATGGTTGCCTTCCTCGTACTGGGTGCGGAGTACTCGGCTCCGCCGCTGCGATTCAAGACCCACCCCGGTCTCGACTCGCTGTCGAACGGGCTGTACGTCCTGCCGGGCGTGGTCGCGTACGCCGCCCTCGCCGGGGAAGCCCCGCCGCTGCTCGCGCTCGCCGGCGGCTGGCTGTGGGCGATGGCGATGCACACCTTCTCGGCGATTCCGGACATCGAACCGGACCGCGCGACCGGCATCGAGACGACCGCAACCCGACTCGGGGAGTCCCGGACCTACGCCTACTGCGCGGCGCTGTGGCTCGGGGCGGCCGTCGCGTTCGCTCTTCTCCACCCGTTCTTGGGTGCGGTGTTCGCCTTCTATCCCGTCTTCGTCGCGGGCATCGCGCTCTCCGACGTGCGCGTCGACCGCGCCTACTGGTGGTTCCCCGCGGTGAACACCGTCGCCGGCGCGCTGCTCACGAACGCCGCACTCTGGGTGCTCATCTATGGCTGA
- a CDS encoding DUF7543 family protein, whose amino-acid sequence MEWEQTTDTDTKLVWERGDATAEIVARKTAGGEWAVHYDRLIQAPEGETYRHETVPDREHATELAAEWQASE is encoded by the coding sequence ATGGAGTGGGAACAGACGACCGACACCGACACGAAGCTCGTGTGGGAACGCGGCGACGCGACGGCCGAAATCGTCGCTCGCAAAACCGCCGGCGGCGAGTGGGCCGTCCACTACGACCGACTCATCCAAGCGCCCGAAGGCGAGACGTACAGACACGAAACCGTCCCCGACCGCGAGCACGCGACCGAACTGGCCGCCGAGTGGCAAGCGAGCGAGTAA
- a CDS encoding ArsR/SmtB family transcription factor → MDEASSVEGLLDALGDERARDLLEAAAVEPQSAKQLAERCGMSLPTVYRRLELLEEHALITERTEVAEDGNHYKVYECNFESTVITLDEDGYDVTVYRRDNAPSKFSQLWDELAGE, encoded by the coding sequence GTGGACGAAGCCAGCTCCGTGGAGGGTCTACTCGACGCGCTCGGCGACGAGCGGGCGCGCGACCTCCTGGAGGCGGCTGCCGTCGAGCCACAGTCGGCAAAGCAGCTCGCCGAACGCTGTGGGATGTCGCTTCCGACGGTGTACCGCCGGCTGGAGCTGCTGGAAGAACACGCGCTCATCACCGAACGTACCGAGGTCGCCGAGGACGGCAACCACTACAAGGTCTACGAGTGCAACTTCGAGTCGACCGTCATCACCCTCGACGAGGACGGCTACGACGTGACGGTGTACCGACGCGACAACGCCCCGAGCAAGTTCTCGCAGCTGTGGGACGAGCTCGCCGGAGAGTGA